The proteins below are encoded in one region of Apium graveolens cultivar Ventura chromosome 4, ASM990537v1, whole genome shotgun sequence:
- the LOC141720916 gene encoding uncharacterized protein LOC141720916, which translates to MVDSEKTPSLSEQYHLEKEEKLNTTPKPAEEVVIVDSATESVKEVVDAKVEESSATPESSDSVDAVSGISSETPEAASGESSETVDAAIGESSETPDAASSEGSDTPVASSDVSSGTPDATSGESSEASESITVATEGSSESTEKDNVGNPEPEETPEIKLETAPADFRFPTTNQSRHCFTRYVEYHRCVAAKGDDAPECDKFAKYYRSLCPGEWVDRWNEQRENGTFPGPL; encoded by the exons ATGGTCGACTCTGAAAAAACTCCGAGTCTTTCTGAG CAATATCACCTTGAGAAAGAAGAAAAGCTGAATACCACTCCGAAACCTGCGGAAGAAGTTGTCATAGTAGATTCTGCTACTGAATCTGTAAAGGAAGTTGTGGATGCAAAAGTAGAGGAATCCTCAGCTACACCTGAAAGTAGTGACTCTGTTGATGCTGTCAGTGGCATAAGCAGCGAAACTCCTGAGGCTGCTAGTGGTGAAAGCAGTGAAACTGTTGATGCTGCAATTGGTGAAAGCAGTGAAACTCCTGACGCTGCTAGTAGTGAAGGCAGCGATACTCCTGTTGCTTCTAGTGATGTAAGCAGCGGAACTCCTGATGCTACTTCTGGCGAAAGTAGTGAAGCTAGTGAAAGCATCACTGTTGCTACTGAAGGAAGCAGTGAAAGTACTGAAAAAGACAATGTAGGTAATCCAGAACCTGAAGAAACCCCAGAAATCAAG CTCGAGACAGCACCAGCAGATTTCCGTTTTCCAACCACAAACCAAAGCAGGCATTGCTTTACTAGATATGTTGAATATCATCG GTGTGTTGCTGCAAAAGGCGATGATGCTCCAGAGTGTGATAAATTTGCCAAGTACTATCGTTCACTTTGTCCAGGCGAATGG GTAGACAGATGGAATGAACAAAGGGAGAATGGCACCTTTCCAGGTCCTCTATAG